A genome region from Methanococcoides burtonii DSM 6242 includes the following:
- a CDS encoding M24 family metallopeptidase translates to MEQKENNMGITSSLTENGSDAFLIIGNSNNADVYYTTHFLAADPFTYIQTKSGEETLIVSSMELGRAKIESRVKTVQTMQEYGFSEKMKDRKDGELAYCDCLAAVFQKMSAKHIMVPRDFPLFTAQTLKELGFTIIPAKSPFKELRTRKNKEQIEKIKEAQFACEKAMETAIDIIAEAEVKEGVLYNNEVPITSESIRTSIEHTLLDHGCEAESTIVACGINSANPHWEGEGDIKANQPIVIDIFPRNKRNRYFADMTRTVLKGEASEELKKMYEAVHAAQEAAFAILKPGILYSDVHNAVCDEFEKRGYDTIRSDSKVGFIHSTGHGVGLDIHELPSVSLQEVEVEEGHVVTIEPGLYYPEYGGIRIEDMVVITSEGFENLTKMEKEFVV, encoded by the coding sequence ATGGAACAGAAAGAGAACAATATGGGAATAACTTCATCGCTTACAGAAAATGGGTCTGATGCTTTCCTAATAATAGGAAACTCAAATAATGCAGATGTGTATTATACGACACATTTTCTGGCGGCAGACCCATTCACCTATATACAGACAAAAAGTGGAGAAGAGACCCTTATCGTTTCCAGCATGGAACTGGGCAGGGCGAAGATAGAATCCCGGGTTAAGACCGTGCAAACAATGCAGGAATATGGATTTAGTGAGAAGATGAAAGACAGGAAAGATGGCGAACTGGCTTACTGTGATTGCCTGGCGGCCGTCTTCCAGAAAATGAGCGCTAAACACATCATGGTACCACGCGATTTTCCCCTTTTTACTGCCCAGACACTGAAAGAACTGGGATTTACTATCATTCCTGCGAAAAGCCCTTTCAAGGAACTAAGGACACGGAAGAACAAAGAACAGATCGAGAAGATAAAAGAGGCACAATTTGCTTGTGAAAAAGCAATGGAAACTGCCATTGATATAATTGCAGAGGCTGAGGTCAAAGAAGGTGTCCTATACAATAATGAAGTGCCCATAACCTCTGAATCCATACGGACTTCCATTGAGCACACCCTTTTGGACCATGGGTGTGAAGCAGAAAGCACAATTGTCGCCTGTGGTATAAATTCCGCAAATCCTCATTGGGAGGGAGAGGGAGATATCAAGGCCAATCAACCCATAGTCATTGACATATTTCCCCGCAACAAAAGAAATCGCTATTTTGCAGATATGACACGAACAGTCCTCAAAGGAGAAGCTTCGGAAGAACTAAAGAAGATGTATGAAGCAGTACATGCAGCACAGGAAGCGGCCTTTGCAATATTAAAACCCGGGATACTTTATAGTGATGTACATAATGCCGTCTGTGATGAGTTCGAAAAAAGAGGCTATGACACTATAAGAAGTGATTCGAAAGTAGGTTTTATCCACTCAACAGGACATGGCGTAGGATTGGACATACATGAATTACCTTCTGTTTCTTTGCAGGAAGTAGAGGTTGAAGAAGGCCATGTAGTTACCATAGAACCTGGACTCTATTATCCGGAATATGGAGGGATAAGGATCGAAGATATGGTAGTCATAACCTCAGAAGGTTTTGAGAATCTGACAAAAATGGAAAAAGAATTTGTAGTTTGA
- the map gene encoding type II methionyl aminopeptidase has translation MDEKIEDIEEIIGKYMQAGEILSTVRSEAKEKVKIGTTLLEVADFVEQRTIELGGLPAFPCNISRNDEAAHATPLIGDETVFAEDVVKLDLGVHIDGYIADSAITVDLTNENSDLVKASEAALYAAIDIIKNGINTAEIGAVIEDTITGHGFKPIANLTGHGVGQYLAHVPPSIPNRHIGQGVTIKTGDIFAIEPFATDGAGKVADGTLTEIFQVIGHKPIRLPAVRKVLKELEQYKTLPFARRWLKSDKLDYSLMQLEKAGIITSYPVLKDVGGGLVSQTEHTVIVTDDGCKVTTK, from the coding sequence ATGGATGAGAAAATCGAGGATATTGAAGAGATCATTGGCAAATACATGCAGGCAGGAGAAATACTCTCAACTGTGAGAAGTGAGGCAAAAGAGAAGGTAAAGATAGGCACTACCCTTTTGGAAGTTGCTGACTTTGTCGAGCAACGAACCATCGAACTTGGAGGATTGCCTGCATTCCCATGTAACATTTCAAGAAATGATGAGGCCGCCCACGCCACTCCATTGATAGGAGATGAAACGGTCTTTGCAGAGGATGTGGTGAAACTTGACCTTGGCGTACATATTGACGGTTATATTGCAGATTCGGCCATTACTGTCGATCTTACCAATGAGAACTCCGATCTTGTGAAGGCCTCCGAAGCTGCACTGTATGCAGCCATTGATATAATCAAGAACGGGATCAATACTGCAGAGATAGGAGCTGTCATCGAAGATACGATCACAGGACATGGCTTCAAGCCTATTGCAAACCTAACAGGACATGGTGTCGGCCAATATCTCGCACATGTACCACCCAGCATCCCAAATCGCCATATTGGCCAGGGAGTGACGATCAAAACTGGAGATATCTTTGCAATAGAACCTTTTGCCACCGATGGTGCAGGAAAAGTGGCAGATGGGACCCTGACAGAGATATTCCAGGTGATTGGACACAAACCAATACGATTGCCTGCGGTCAGAAAAGTTCTCAAGGAACTGGAGCAGTACAAAACTTTGCCTTTTGCCAGAAGGTGGCTCAAGTCGGACAAGTTAGATTATTCACTAATGCAACTTGAAAAAGCAGGCATTATCACATCTTACCCGGTCCTCAAAGATGTTGGTGGCGGACTAGTATCACAAACAGAACATACGGTTATCGTTACTGATGATGGTTGTAAAGTGACAACCAAATAA
- a CDS encoding YunC family protein has translation MIIEQIPLKNGTAIGIKFDMGNAPLLVIKADKGFVMCGYLDTEMAEKFGDVAAKVRGVNYFEDVLHTEVIDVTGHAKALGVKPGMKGHEALELMF, from the coding sequence ATGATCATAGAACAGATACCACTTAAAAATGGTACGGCCATTGGCATTAAGTTCGATATGGGAAACGCACCACTGCTTGTAATAAAAGCTGACAAGGGATTTGTGATGTGCGGATACCTTGACACTGAGATGGCGGAAAAGTTCGGCGATGTTGCCGCTAAGGTCAGAGGTGTCAATTATTTTGAAGACGTATTGCATACTGAAGTGATCGATGTCACAGGGCATGCGAAGGCACTTGGCGTTAAACCCGGCATGAAGGGACATGAAGCCCTTGAGCTAATGTTCTAA
- a CDS encoding TRM11 family SAM-dependent methyltransferase — protein MLYAFELSGEHEDLPRAEVLACLDLVELEYGESEYFEHCLVADIKGEPQEILHKLREVAKRIAMTHYILKVIDVCPTEIEDIIEVAEGCDISEHLNEGQKYVVRAKRVRHNTTIKCVDIERRVGGAIYRKGFNADLKDPDVEFRAILSEKCVLGSVIASVDRSAYEARAPHKKPFFYPGVLRPRVARALVNMALIKEGDVVFDPFCGTAGILVEAGLVGATVLGLEVRYKIAVGADMNLRHFNADQTMMMGDACKVPLVDESVDAVIADPPYGRSARIEGESLHHLYEHSFAEMFRVLKPGKLAIIVSEIDVTELVEKVGFTIKDRFLQRVHKSLTRKITVLQK, from the coding sequence ATGCTATACGCTTTTGAACTATCAGGAGAACACGAGGATCTCCCACGCGCAGAGGTTCTCGCCTGTCTTGACCTTGTAGAGTTAGAATATGGAGAGAGTGAATACTTTGAACACTGCCTTGTTGCGGATATTAAAGGTGAACCACAGGAAATATTGCACAAGCTGAGGGAGGTGGCAAAAAGGATAGCAATGACACACTACATCCTGAAGGTCATAGATGTTTGCCCCACAGAAATTGAAGACATAATTGAGGTCGCGGAAGGATGTGATATTTCAGAGCACCTCAATGAAGGGCAGAAGTATGTGGTGCGGGCAAAGCGTGTCAGACACAATACGACCATCAAATGTGTTGATATCGAAAGACGTGTCGGAGGCGCCATCTACCGGAAGGGATTCAATGCAGACCTGAAGGACCCTGATGTTGAATTCCGAGCCATCCTTTCTGAAAAATGTGTTTTGGGTAGTGTTATTGCTTCAGTGGACAGAAGTGCTTACGAAGCACGGGCACCACATAAGAAGCCATTCTTTTACCCAGGGGTCTTGCGTCCACGTGTTGCACGGGCTCTTGTGAACATGGCATTGATAAAAGAGGGAGATGTTGTATTCGACCCGTTCTGCGGAACAGCGGGGATACTCGTAGAAGCAGGACTTGTAGGAGCTACTGTGCTCGGACTGGAGGTCCGTTACAAGATAGCTGTTGGAGCAGATATGAACCTTCGGCACTTCAATGCGGACCAGACCATGATGATGGGAGATGCCTGTAAAGTGCCCCTTGTGGATGAGTCAGTGGATGCGGTCATAGCAGATCCGCCATACGGAAGGTCAGCAAGGATAGAGGGAGAATCATTGCATCATCTCTACGAACACTCGTTTGCTGAGATGTTCAGGGTTTTGAAACCGGGAAAACTGGCGATAATAGTTTCAGAGATAGATGTCACTGAGCTTGTGGAAAAAGTAGGCTTTACCATAAAGGACCGATTCCTGCAGAGAGTACACAAAAGCCTCACACGCAAGATAACGGTACTGCAAAAATAA
- a CDS encoding M48 metallopeptidase family protein, producing the protein MSTEHSISLNGLDILYSLNYGRVKAPRLKYSCGKLELLVPTNFKTPEELLHKHKLWIYRRHVEYTNAIHGSSSKELLNRSDEELRELVMFHVKNISTELEVMPEKVTFRKMKTKWGSCSSKKRVNLNRHLMHLPDSLIEYVVFHEMAHLIELNHSPRFWNVIDSRYADRKEYDRQLSAYWHLIQTIN; encoded by the coding sequence ATGAGTACGGAACATTCTATTAGTCTCAATGGGCTGGATATCCTCTATAGTCTGAACTATGGCAGGGTGAAAGCTCCAAGACTGAAATATAGTTGTGGCAAATTGGAATTATTGGTCCCTACAAATTTCAAAACACCTGAAGAGCTCCTCCATAAGCATAAGCTGTGGATATACAGGCGACATGTGGAATATACGAATGCGATTCATGGATCTTCTTCAAAGGAACTTCTGAACAGGTCAGATGAAGAGCTTAGAGAACTTGTGATGTTTCATGTCAAAAATATCTCTACCGAACTTGAGGTAATGCCTGAAAAAGTGACCTTTCGTAAGATGAAGACCAAATGGGGCAGTTGCAGTTCAAAGAAAAGGGTGAACCTCAACAGGCATTTAATGCATCTGCCCGATTCCCTCATTGAATATGTGGTCTTCCATGAGATGGCACATTTGATCGAACTAAATCACAGCCCACGTTTTTGGAATGTCATTGATTCAAGGTATGCGGACCGGAAAGAATACGATCGTCAACTTTCAGCCTACTGGCATCTGATACAAACGATTAATTGA
- the truA gene encoding tRNA pseudouridine(38-40) synthase TruA, translated as MRVALKIAYIGSNFHGSQVQLNDPTVEGELFKVLKELGIMEDPRTANFISSGRTDSGVHAMGQVVAFDTDAPNLAMPRVINSKLPGTIWAWAHAIVPENFDPRRHALSRSYRYILYGEQFDISKIRSASKLLLGSHDFSNFSTSRGSKKTVRIVKRIDIRVSGNLTRIDVEANSFLWNMVRKIVAALMMVGSGVRDEEWLGHMLDPESYEEGLEPAHGYGLVLMDVNYPIPLEWVEDGYAIRRARERVHDHLVRYRVMADILSHLFPSESSDELL; from the coding sequence ATGAGAGTTGCACTTAAAATCGCATACATAGGGTCGAATTTCCACGGGTCTCAGGTCCAGCTTAATGATCCGACCGTGGAAGGCGAACTTTTCAAAGTATTGAAAGAACTCGGGATCATGGAAGATCCTCGAACAGCTAATTTTATAAGTTCAGGAAGGACTGACTCAGGTGTGCATGCCATGGGGCAGGTGGTGGCCTTCGATACCGATGCACCTAACCTTGCAATGCCTCGTGTTATAAATTCCAAACTTCCAGGCACTATTTGGGCATGGGCCCATGCGATAGTTCCTGAGAATTTTGACCCTCGAAGACATGCTTTAAGTCGCAGCTATCGTTATATCCTGTATGGTGAACAGTTTGATATTTCTAAGATACGTTCCGCATCAAAGCTCCTTCTTGGTTCTCACGATTTTTCTAATTTTAGTACTTCCAGGGGGAGTAAGAAGACCGTTAGGATCGTCAAACGTATTGACATTAGGGTCAGTGGCAATCTAACTCGTATAGATGTGGAAGCTAACAGTTTCCTCTGGAACATGGTTCGCAAGATAGTGGCTGCTTTGATGATGGTGGGAAGCGGGGTCCGTGACGAAGAATGGCTTGGTCATATGTTAGATCCGGAATCATACGAGGAAGGGCTTGAACCTGCACACGGTTATGGTCTTGTTCTCATGGATGTGAATTATCCGATCCCTCTCGAATGGGTGGAAGATGGCTATGCAATACGAAGGGCACGTGAACGTGTGCACGATCATCTTGTTCGCTACCGGGTAATGGCAGATATACTCAGTCATCTGTTCCCTTCTGAATCTTCCGACGAATTACTATGA
- a CDS encoding formate--phosphoribosylaminoimidazolecarboxamide ligase, translating to MISKQQISEIISNYDLNDLAIATVCSHSSLQIFDGARKEGLRTIGICVGQPPRFYDAFPKAKPDEYIVVESYSDIPKIAEELVRKNAIVIPHGSFVEYMGTESFAELAVPTFGNREVLEWESDRDKEREWLEGAGIHMPKIVDPEKIESPVMVKYHGAKGGRGFFIAKDYEEFKQYIDPNEKHTVQEFIVGTRYYLHFFYSPIREEGYKLSEGILEMLSMDRRVESNADEIFRLGSPKELEDAGIHPTYVVTGNVPLVARESLLPRIFALGEKVVEESLGLFGGMIGPFCLETVFTDKLEIKVFEISARIVAGTNLYTSGSPYSDMIEENLSTGKRIAQEIKLGAKTGKLDLILS from the coding sequence ATGATATCAAAACAACAAATCTCTGAGATAATCAGCAACTACGATCTAAATGATCTTGCTATTGCAACTGTTTGCTCACACTCAAGCCTCCAGATATTCGATGGAGCACGAAAAGAGGGACTAAGAACAATAGGGATTTGTGTGGGTCAGCCACCACGTTTTTATGATGCATTTCCAAAAGCAAAACCTGACGAGTATATTGTCGTGGAAAGCTATTCCGACATACCAAAGATAGCGGAAGAACTTGTCAGAAAGAATGCTATTGTAATACCTCACGGTTCTTTTGTTGAATATATGGGTACAGAGAGTTTCGCCGAGTTAGCCGTACCAACCTTTGGTAACAGGGAAGTGCTTGAATGGGAGTCAGACAGGGACAAGGAAAGAGAATGGCTTGAAGGCGCAGGTATCCACATGCCAAAGATCGTCGATCCTGAAAAGATCGAAAGCCCGGTAATGGTCAAGTACCATGGTGCAAAGGGTGGCAGGGGATTCTTTATTGCCAAGGACTATGAAGAGTTCAAGCAATATATTGACCCTAACGAAAAACACACAGTACAGGAATTCATTGTAGGTACACGTTATTATCTCCACTTCTTCTACTCCCCAATAAGAGAAGAAGGATACAAGTTAAGCGAAGGAATACTTGAGATGCTCAGCATGGACCGCAGGGTAGAATCGAACGCTGACGAGATATTCAGGCTCGGATCCCCGAAGGAACTTGAAGACGCAGGCATTCACCCTACATATGTAGTTACAGGAAATGTCCCACTTGTCGCAAGAGAATCCCTTTTGCCACGCATATTCGCACTGGGGGAAAAGGTTGTTGAGGAATCCCTCGGCCTGTTTGGCGGTATGATCGGACCATTCTGTCTTGAGACCGTTTTTACCGACAAACTTGAGATCAAGGTCTTTGAGATCTCAGCCCGTATAGTTGCAGGTACCAATCTCTACACATCAGGCTCTCCCTACTCAGACATGATCGAGGAAAATCTTTCCACAGGAAAGAGGATCGCACAGGAAATAAAATTGGGAGCCAAGACAGGCAAGCTGGACCTTATTTTGTCATAA
- a CDS encoding ATP-binding protein, translating into MIKPKDAISAGVVKKQYILGRRDNNEEGVLNIGRYLALDRSSGSHVAIDALRPHAILICGKRGYGKSYTMGTLIEEMILLPQEIKKNIATLVIDTMGIFWTLAKGNEPQKELLKDWGLEPKGFDVNVFVPTGHVDEYTKRHIDVIPFSVPVAHLKGYDWCDLFNIEETSPLGVLLVRTIEDMREAENEFSQGDVVNSINEDERSDEITKMAAENYFRTAASWGIFEKNASGFSELIESGSTAILDVSSIKNNIVRSAVVAIISRDIYARRLQERRTYERMSMGDGEVVQEMPMVWMFIDEAHLFVPSEGEKLASEALINEWVRQGRQPGLSIIFATQRPAAIHPDIISQ; encoded by the coding sequence ATGATAAAACCAAAGGATGCAATTAGTGCCGGTGTTGTGAAGAAGCAATACATACTCGGCAGGAGAGATAATAACGAGGAGGGAGTTCTCAATATTGGAAGATATCTCGCGCTTGATCGTTCTTCAGGTTCACATGTTGCCATTGATGCCCTCAGGCCCCATGCAATCCTTATATGCGGCAAACGGGGATACGGCAAATCCTATACCATGGGAACCTTGATCGAAGAGATGATATTACTTCCACAGGAGATCAAGAAGAACATAGCGACTCTTGTCATTGACACCATGGGAATATTCTGGACCCTTGCCAAAGGCAACGAACCACAAAAGGAACTGCTCAAGGACTGGGGATTAGAACCAAAGGGATTCGATGTAAATGTGTTTGTGCCTACAGGACATGTCGATGAATACACAAAACGGCATATTGACGTCATACCTTTTTCAGTTCCTGTTGCTCACTTAAAGGGGTATGACTGGTGCGACCTTTTCAATATCGAAGAAACATCCCCTCTTGGAGTTCTACTTGTAAGGACCATTGAGGACATGCGTGAAGCAGAGAATGAGTTCTCCCAGGGAGATGTTGTCAACAGTATAAATGAGGATGAAAGGTCGGATGAGATAACTAAAATGGCAGCAGAGAACTATTTCAGGACAGCTGCTTCCTGGGGGATCTTTGAGAAGAACGCAAGCGGTTTTTCAGAACTTATCGAAAGCGGCTCTACTGCCATACTTGACGTAAGCTCTATCAAGAACAATATTGTGCGCTCTGCTGTTGTGGCGATCATTTCAAGGGATATCTATGCCAGACGCTTGCAGGAGAGGCGCACGTATGAGAGAATGAGCATGGGAGACGGAGAAGTCGTGCAGGAGATGCCCATGGTCTGGATGTTCATCGATGAAGCACACCTTTTCGTGCCCTCTGAAGGAGAAAAACTTGCATCCGAGGCCCTTATCAATGAATGGGTGCGTCAGGGAAGGCAACCGGGATTGTCCATAATCTTTGCAACCCAGAGACCTGCGGCAATTCATCCAGACATAATCTCCCAGTAG
- a CDS encoding aminopeptidase — MELKKSADMVINTCMGAKKGETVLIVTDTCTDKMISEALYDSAVDAGCEAILLTMEPRDQHGAEPPVLVEEAMKNADVLLAPASKSLTHTQARKKASDNGTRTATMPGINLTMMQEGGLNANYEDIGILADELLETLKGSKEVRITTEKGTDLVLDVEGCEWMADTGMCHEKGTTSNLPAGEMYIAPKNVNGKAVIDGSMGGIGLLDKPLVIEIRNRSAVSFEGEGAEKLEAMVENVGADGRNIAELGIGINPAARLIGVILEDEKVGGTIHIALGDNSTFGGDVKVDLHLDGIITEPKVFVDGVDLNVKRFA, encoded by the coding sequence ATGGAACTTAAGAAAAGCGCAGACATGGTAATTAACACCTGTATGGGTGCAAAGAAGGGAGAGACAGTGCTTATTGTCACCGATACATGCACTGATAAGATGATCTCAGAGGCACTTTATGATTCCGCAGTGGATGCGGGGTGTGAGGCCATACTACTCACAATGGAACCCAGAGATCAGCACGGTGCTGAACCGCCTGTCCTTGTTGAGGAAGCTATGAAAAACGCAGATGTTCTTCTTGCCCCTGCTTCAAAGTCACTGACCCATACACAGGCACGTAAGAAAGCTTCTGATAACGGTACCCGCACAGCTACGATGCCGGGGATCAATCTGACCATGATGCAGGAAGGAGGATTGAATGCAAATTATGAGGATATAGGAATACTTGCGGACGAACTTCTTGAGACACTAAAAGGATCGAAGGAGGTTCGCATCACCACCGAGAAGGGGACAGACCTTGTCCTTGATGTGGAAGGCTGTGAGTGGATGGCCGATACAGGAATGTGCCATGAGAAAGGCACTACCTCGAACCTTCCGGCAGGAGAGATGTACATTGCCCCGAAGAATGTGAACGGCAAAGCCGTCATTGATGGGTCCATGGGAGGTATCGGGTTGCTGGACAAGCCATTGGTCATAGAGATCAGGAACAGGTCAGCAGTTAGTTTTGAAGGAGAAGGTGCGGAAAAACTTGAGGCGATGGTGGAAAATGTAGGGGCTGACGGGCGCAATATTGCAGAACTCGGCATAGGGATAAATCCTGCGGCGCGCCTTATCGGAGTCATCCTCGAGGATGAAAAAGTGGGAGGAACGATACACATTGCATTGGGAGATAATTCCACATTTGGAGGCGATGTGAAAGTTGACCTGCACCTTGATGGCATAATTACTGAACCAAAGGTCTTTGTCGATGGGGTTGACCTGAATGTCAAGCGTTTTGCTTAA
- a CDS encoding 3-isopropylmalate dehydratase small subunit, producing the protein MKGRVWKFGDDVDTDAVIPGRYLVMNTPEELAPYTFVGVRPEFAGNVKENDIVVAGNNFGCGSSREHAPIALKGSKIGCVIAKSFARIFFRNAINIGVALLECPETDKIEDGDELTVDIASGIIENLTKGEKYQAIPLPDFVRGIVDAGGLKEYTRKIIN; encoded by the coding sequence ATGAAAGGAAGAGTTTGGAAATTCGGAGATGACGTGGACACTGATGCAGTCATCCCGGGCAGATACCTTGTGATGAACACACCAGAGGAACTTGCCCCATATACTTTTGTTGGCGTACGCCCTGAATTTGCAGGGAATGTGAAGGAAAACGACATCGTTGTTGCAGGTAACAATTTTGGTTGTGGCTCTTCAAGGGAACATGCACCTATCGCCCTTAAGGGATCAAAGATCGGTTGCGTCATCGCAAAGTCGTTCGCAAGAATATTTTTCAGGAACGCGATCAATATCGGTGTTGCGCTTCTGGAATGCCCTGAGACAGACAAGATCGAAGACGGAGACGAGCTTACCGTTGACATTGCATCTGGTATTATTGAGAACCTTACAAAAGGTGAAAAGTACCAGGCTATACCTTTACCTGATTTTGTCCGTGGTATCGTAGATGCCGGCGGTTTAAAGGAATACACAAGGAAGATCATTAACTGA
- a CDS encoding isocitrate/isopropylmalate dehydrogenase family protein: MAQYKIPVLPGDGIGPEIITEGKKVIDAAGEKFGFDVDWIEYPQGADHYLETGELISEDTLKELSAYDAIYLGSIGDDRIAPGVLEKGILLAARFYFDQYINLRPIKLLEGVWCPLKDKTPADIDFTVVRENTEDFYIGIGGRAKTGASKDLLEVSRTLYSAKFGLDIETDSEEIAYQIGMISKEGTQRVIDYSFDLAEKSDKHVSSVDKANVLSDIYGFWREEFNTIAAKHPDVKTDLNYVDAITMWFVKNPEWFDIVVTPNMFGDIITDLGAMVQGGLGLAPGGNINPNGTSMFEPIHGSAPKYKGLNKVNPIATIWAGSMLIEQLGEKEAADAIVSAIEKNILEAKVQTYDMGGSSTTSDVGSDIARILLEM; this comes from the coding sequence ATGGCACAATATAAAATTCCGGTCCTGCCGGGTGACGGTATCGGCCCTGAGATCATTACCGAGGGTAAGAAGGTAATCGATGCAGCTGGAGAGAAATTTGGATTCGATGTAGACTGGATAGAGTACCCACAAGGAGCTGACCACTACCTTGAAACAGGAGAACTTATCTCCGAAGATACGCTCAAAGAACTTTCAGCATATGATGCGATCTACCTCGGTTCCATTGGTGACGACAGGATAGCACCTGGTGTGCTTGAGAAAGGAATCCTGCTCGCTGCAAGGTTCTACTTCGACCAGTACATCAACCTGCGCCCTATCAAGCTTCTTGAAGGTGTATGGTGCCCGCTTAAAGACAAGACCCCGGCCGACATCGACTTCACTGTCGTAAGGGAAAACACTGAGGATTTCTACATCGGCATTGGCGGACGTGCAAAGACCGGAGCTAGCAAGGACCTGCTCGAGGTTTCAAGGACACTGTACTCTGCAAAGTTCGGACTCGACATTGAGACCGACAGCGAAGAGATCGCATACCAGATAGGTATGATCTCAAAGGAAGGAACCCAGAGGGTCATCGACTACTCCTTCGACCTTGCTGAGAAGAGTGACAAGCACGTTTCATCAGTTGACAAGGCGAACGTCCTTTCAGACATCTACGGATTCTGGAGAGAGGAGTTCAACACTATCGCAGCCAAGCACCCTGATGTTAAGACAGACTTGAACTATGTCGACGCTATTACAATGTGGTTCGTCAAGAACCCAGAATGGTTCGATATCGTAGTCACACCTAACATGTTCGGTGACATCATCACTGACCTGGGCGCAATGGTACAGGGCGGTCTCGGACTCGCACCTGGCGGAAACATCAACCCTAACGGTACCAGCATGTTCGAGCCTATCCACGGTTCAGCACCAAAGTACAAGGGACTGAACAAGGTAAATCCTATCGCAACCATATGGGCAGGTTCAATGCTCATTGAACAGCTCGGTGAGAAGGAAGCAGCAGATGCCATCGTATCCGCCATCGAGAAGAACATTCTCGAAGCAAAGGTCCAGACCTACGACATGGGCGGCTCAAGCACTACCTCCGATGTTGGTAGCGACATCGCAAGAATTCTGCTCGAGATGTAA
- a CDS encoding AAA family ATPase yields MKIKRIVVKNLFGTFDHDVSLNIEEHITILHGPNGIGKTVLLKILNSLFRSNYYELYRIPFSRLEIEFSDRSRLLVRKKLHLDETEPINVRLQK; encoded by the coding sequence ATGAAGATAAAGAGGATCGTTGTTAAGAACCTATTTGGAACGTTCGACCATGATGTTTCGTTGAACATAGAAGAACATATCACTATTCTTCACGGACCGAACGGTATTGGTAAGACTGTCCTACTTAAGATATTGAACTCGCTGTTCCGTTCTAACTATTATGAGCTTTACCGCATTCCTTTCAGCAGGCTCGAGATCGAATTCAGTGACCGGAGCAGACTTTTAGTAAGAAAGAAACTGCATCTGGATGAAACTGAACCCATCAACGTCCGACTGCAAAAATAA